In Lacrimispora indolis DSM 755, a genomic segment contains:
- a CDS encoding DinB family protein: MKYFGEGLSDVHKALSKIIRKEEETGQAKALFLNLHRELHLSEISEGEENEVDRLLGDLKANEYAIMPSEKDETIAWVLWHIARIEDLTMGILVGGRNQLFDDGWKQRMNSSITDTGNALSDDEIMDLSRRINISELLHYRNEVGIRTRNIVKSLTSTDMRTKVPLSGLDKILLEGGVTKQEDSVWLLDFWGKKDKAGILLMPPTRHVMLHLNDCCKWKELIRTKKRFYKSS, from the coding sequence ATGAAATATTTTGGAGAAGGATTAAGCGATGTTCATAAGGCTTTAAGTAAAATAATCCGCAAGGAAGAAGAGACCGGGCAGGCAAAAGCTCTCTTTTTAAACCTGCACAGGGAACTTCACCTTTCAGAAATATCAGAAGGGGAAGAAAATGAGGTGGACAGACTTCTTGGAGATCTGAAAGCAAACGAGTACGCCATCATGCCTTCCGAAAAGGATGAAACCATAGCATGGGTTTTATGGCATATTGCCAGGATCGAGGACCTGACCATGGGCATTCTGGTGGGAGGCAGGAACCAGCTTTTTGATGACGGCTGGAAACAAAGGATGAACTCTTCCATTACAGATACCGGCAACGCTCTGTCAGACGATGAGATCATGGATCTAAGCAGAAGAATCAATATTTCAGAGCTGCTGCATTACCGGAACGAGGTTGGAATCAGAACCAGGAACATAGTTAAAAGTTTAACATCAACTGATATGAGAACAAAGGTTCCGTTATCAGGGCTTGATAAAATCCTTTTGGAAGGCGGAGTGACAAAGCAGGAGGATTCTGTCTGGCTTCTGGATTTTTGGGGCAAAAAGGACAAAGCAGGGATTTTGCTGATGCCGCCTACCCGCCATGTCATGCTTCATCTCAATGACTGCTGTAAGTGGAAGGAGCTCATCAGGACAAAGAAGAGGTTTTACAAGAGTTCCTGA
- a CDS encoding MmcQ/YjbR family DNA-binding protein produces MKYHWIDEYLKSMKGVSSDFKEEWNWTRYLLGDKMFAAVCKDDQGRDQLITCKLEPAEGDFLRQKYEDIIPGYYMNKVHWNSIKADGNVPDDLVKDLLEKSYYLVLTGLTKKKQKELLGE; encoded by the coding sequence ATGAAATATCATTGGATCGATGAATATTTGAAATCAATGAAGGGAGTATCCAGTGATTTCAAGGAGGAATGGAACTGGACCAGATATCTTCTTGGGGATAAAATGTTTGCCGCGGTATGCAAGGATGATCAGGGCAGGGATCAGCTGATCACATGTAAGCTGGAGCCGGCAGAAGGAGATTTTTTAAGGCAGAAATATGAAGATATCATACCAGGCTATTATATGAACAAGGTTCATTGGAATTCCATAAAAGCAGACGGGAACGTGCCGGATGATTTGGTGAAGGACTTGCTGGAGAAATCCTATTACCTGGTTTTGACCGGGCTGACGAAAAAGAAGCAAAAAGAATTGCTGGGAGAGTGA
- a CDS encoding DUF3788 domain-containing protein, with protein sequence MLEYIPTQEEMTSLLGEALFESWKSLCERIEEKYDMECQWNRGGKAWKYEYKYRRGGKTLCALYAREKCFGFMVILGKAEREAFDQERENYSPEVQRVYDESTTYHDGKWLMFEIKDPSLFNDMMGLLRIKRRPNKK encoded by the coding sequence ATGCTGGAATATATACCGACCCAAGAGGAAATGACTTCACTGTTGGGAGAGGCTTTATTTGAATCATGGAAAAGCCTTTGTGAAAGAATTGAAGAAAAATATGATATGGAGTGCCAATGGAACAGGGGAGGCAAGGCGTGGAAGTATGAGTATAAATACCGCAGGGGCGGGAAAACTCTCTGCGCTTTGTATGCAAGAGAAAAGTGCTTTGGATTCATGGTGATTCTGGGGAAGGCGGAACGGGAAGCCTTTGACCAGGAACGGGAGAACTACTCCCCTGAAGTTCAAAGGGTATACGATGAATCAACGACCTATCACGACGGGAAATGGCTGATGTTTGAAATAAAGGATCCATCGCTGTTTAATGATATGATGGGGCTTTTGAGGATAAAGAGAAGGCCGAATAAAAAGTAG
- a CDS encoding cupin domain-containing protein, translated as MIIDFNETEETILPHFNGGEKEFKAKMLVDGNNKILYGRLEPGATIGLHTHDTSSEIIYFLQGTGKMLIDGGEETVQAGLCHYCPKGHTHSMINNSEADLIFFAVVPQQ; from the coding sequence ATGATCATTGATTTTAACGAAACAGAAGAAACCATTCTCCCCCATTTTAATGGCGGAGAAAAAGAGTTTAAGGCAAAAATGCTTGTGGATGGGAACAATAAGATCCTCTATGGAAGGCTGGAGCCAGGAGCAACCATAGGGCTGCACACTCATGATACAAGCAGCGAAATCATCTATTTCCTGCAGGGAACGGGGAAGATGCTGATCGACGGCGGGGAGGAAACCGTACAGGCAGGATTATGCCATTATTGCCCAAAAGGGCATACTCACAGTATGATCAATAACAGTGAGGCTGATTTGATTTTCTTTGCGGTTGTCCCCCAACAGTGA
- a CDS encoding NUDIX hydrolase has product MIKVTFYDSAEDHLLDFAVIVSRYRDQWIFCKHRDRNTFEFPGGHREKGEDILTAAKRELYEETGAAEYTLKQVCAYSVQRLDDKEADLKESFGMLFYSEVKELGEMPPGYEIEMIRLFDEMPDSLTYPEIQPELMEKILRSVF; this is encoded by the coding sequence ATGATAAAAGTTACATTTTATGATTCTGCAGAGGATCATTTGCTGGATTTTGCAGTCATTGTTTCCCGGTACAGGGATCAATGGATATTTTGCAAACACAGGGACCGAAACACCTTTGAATTTCCGGGAGGGCACCGGGAAAAGGGAGAGGATATCTTAACTGCTGCAAAGCGGGAACTTTATGAAGAGACAGGAGCCGCAGAATATACTTTAAAGCAGGTCTGCGCCTATTCGGTTCAGAGGCTTGATGATAAAGAGGCGGATTTAAAAGAGTCATTTGGCATGCTCTTTTATAGTGAGGTAAAAGAACTGGGAGAAATGCCTCCTGGCTATGAGATAGAAATGATCCGGCTGTTTGATGAAATGCCGGATTCTCTTACATATCCTGAGATCCAGCCGGAATTAATGGAAAAGATTCTCCGCTCTGTTTTCTGA
- a CDS encoding heavy-metal-associated domain-containing protein, protein MSTAIICVILIIICYFGLRSTIKRTKNGCCGSGGDEVKKIKAADKDISHYPYTRTLEVEGMTCGNCKMRVENGFNSREGLYASVDLKKKLAVIHMKEQVPEEELKDIVRKAGYTPGNIE, encoded by the coding sequence ATGTCTACTGCAATTATTTGCGTAATTTTAATCATCATTTGCTATTTTGGATTGAGAAGCACCATAAAAAGGACGAAAAATGGCTGCTGTGGAAGCGGCGGCGATGAGGTGAAGAAAATCAAGGCAGCTGATAAAGATATTTCCCATTATCCTTATACCCGCACCTTAGAGGTAGAAGGAATGACCTGCGGAAACTGTAAAATGAGGGTTGAGAATGGATTCAACAGCCGGGAAGGGCTGTATGCCTCTGTGGATTTAAAGAAAAAACTGGCTGTAATCCATATGAAAGAGCAGGTTCCGGAGGAAGAGCTGAAGGACATCGTGAGAAAGGCCGGATATACCCCTGGGAATATAGAGTAA